A stretch of Longimicrobium terrae DNA encodes these proteins:
- a CDS encoding Imm1 family immunity protein has product MNRFYDVEITTFASGLHTSRAVVHTAGEAWAAAREAEALNACVLLVGCQTRDVSYGDFHVWLAGDRAFLRLDEHREWYARGSALDQSNAESPVEFRTLDGTYFSVPRADTVTRSQAFEALDSWLQTGEMPPSLHWA; this is encoded by the coding sequence ATGAACAGGTTCTACGACGTCGAGATCACGACCTTCGCTTCCGGCCTCCACACTTCGCGCGCTGTCGTGCACACGGCCGGCGAAGCCTGGGCCGCCGCGCGTGAGGCTGAGGCCCTTAATGCGTGTGTCCTGCTGGTCGGGTGCCAGACCCGGGACGTGAGCTACGGCGATTTTCACGTCTGGCTGGCTGGCGACCGCGCCTTCCTGCGCTTGGACGAGCATCGCGAATGGTACGCGAGGGGTTCCGCGCTCGATCAATCGAACGCTGAGAGCCCGGTCGAGTTCAGGACGCTGGACGGCACGTACTTCTCTGTGCCGCGCGCGGACACCGTAACGAGATCACAGGCATTCGAGGCGCTGGATTCCTGGCTGCAGACGGGTGAGATGCCGCCGAGCCTGCACTGGGCGTAA